Proteins encoded by one window of Brevibacterium atlanticum:
- a CDS encoding cation diffusion facilitator family transporter: protein MAHDHAHSTGSRRRLGAVFAIVVAIFVFQLIGSVVTGSLALLIDTGHNAVDLIGIGIALFAATLAHKPAGGQKTWGFRRAEVLAAGAQATLLLGLGVYSLIEGIRRFFVPPEVPGPGLLLFGAIGLVGNIVSIVILSSSKEASLNLKAAFLEVIADALGSVAVIIAAVAIWLFGWDRADAVAALVIAALIVPRAFAILRETGSILLEAAPKELDLEKVKEHIEGIEHVREVHDLHVTRIDSNLPVLTAHVVLADECFYDGHALRILGALQECLAEHFEIAIEHSTFQFDRAKDAAQETHTHE from the coding sequence ATGGCTCACGATCATGCACATTCAACCGGTTCGCGGCGTCGCCTCGGCGCGGTCTTCGCCATTGTCGTCGCGATCTTCGTCTTCCAACTCATCGGCTCCGTCGTCACGGGCAGCCTTGCGCTGCTCATCGACACCGGGCACAACGCCGTCGACCTCATCGGCATCGGCATCGCGCTCTTCGCCGCCACCCTGGCGCACAAGCCTGCAGGCGGTCAGAAGACCTGGGGATTCCGGCGGGCGGAGGTGCTGGCTGCCGGTGCTCAGGCGACCCTGCTGCTCGGACTCGGTGTCTACAGCCTCATCGAGGGCATCCGCCGCTTCTTCGTGCCTCCCGAGGTGCCGGGCCCGGGGCTGCTGCTCTTCGGCGCCATCGGCCTGGTCGGCAACATCGTCTCGATCGTCATCCTCAGCTCATCCAAGGAAGCCTCTCTCAACCTCAAGGCGGCGTTCCTCGAGGTCATCGCCGATGCGCTCGGCTCGGTCGCGGTGATCATCGCCGCCGTGGCGATCTGGCTCTTCGGCTGGGACCGCGCCGATGCCGTCGCTGCTCTCGTCATCGCCGCGCTCATCGTGCCGCGTGCCTTCGCGATTCTCCGCGAGACCGGTTCGATCCTCCTCGAAGCGGCGCCGAAGGAGCTCGACCTGGAGAAGGTCAAGGAGCATATCGAAGGGATCGAGCACGTCCGGGAAGTCCATGACCTGCACGTCACCCGCATCGATTCGAACCTGCCCGTGCTCACCGCGCACGTGGTCCTCGCTGACGAATGCTTCTACGACGGGCACGCTCTGCGGATCCTCGGCGCCCTCCAGGAATGTCTGGCCGAGCACTTCGAGATCGCGATCGAGCACTCGACCTTCCAATTCGACCGAGCCAAGGACGCCGCACAGGAGACCCACACCCACGAGTGA
- a CDS encoding flotillin family protein, translating to MDLLFGVGGIGVLVLIILIVLFVILRSYKIASPSEALIITGRNASGASGTGRIVIGGRSVVYPIVQKAFILSLSSRQISVEIDGISINGIALRLRGVAQVKVGGTEDDVRKAAQRFLDQQDQIDHYSKEILSGTLRAVVGTLTVEQIIQDRASFAAQVQEESAHSMNNQGLIIDTFQISAVEDEGSYLRDWGRPQAAEVAKNAAIAEANAGRASAVEEAQQNEETQKQQALTDQAIAEQQQQLALRRAALKEEADQRQASADNAGPLAAAAEKQKLLEKDRIVAKEAAELRAEQLDAEVRRPADAERYRQQAAADARAYEIEAQGRAEAAAELHRRSKDAEAIRLEGEAEAAAIRARGEAEAEALRAQAEAYKQFNDAAVLSKVLEVLPSVAGELVAPYANIKDLSIVSTDGESKLANSVSNNLSQVLEVVRGTTGVDLTDLVAKAKSSGGSGDSGGSGSNSSDGVGGSDGPDNSGSGDNGGTGGPGGTGGPGGAGSTGSGSASSVGGTGEVVDGVVSDGPGRKSNRGNFDPKAFLDESGIDLDRIGDDVKKATGFDVQGYIDEAKRRLDDTGSSNAERGGADGSGRGENGRGDAGEGNEDGRKSEG from the coding sequence ATGGACCTGCTCTTCGGCGTCGGAGGAATCGGCGTCCTCGTCCTCATCATTCTGATCGTTCTGTTCGTGATCCTGCGCTCCTACAAGATCGCGTCCCCGTCCGAGGCGCTCATCATCACCGGCCGGAACGCCTCGGGGGCATCCGGGACCGGTCGCATCGTCATCGGCGGCCGTTCGGTCGTCTATCCGATCGTGCAGAAGGCGTTCATCCTCTCTCTGTCCTCGCGGCAGATCTCCGTCGAGATCGACGGCATCTCGATCAACGGCATCGCGCTGCGTCTGCGCGGCGTCGCTCAGGTCAAGGTCGGCGGCACCGAGGACGATGTGCGCAAGGCCGCGCAGCGCTTCCTCGATCAGCAGGACCAGATCGACCACTACTCGAAGGAGATCCTCTCCGGCACCCTGCGCGCCGTGGTCGGCACGCTCACCGTCGAGCAGATCATCCAGGACCGCGCCTCCTTCGCCGCTCAGGTGCAGGAGGAATCCGCGCACTCGATGAACAACCAGGGCCTCATCATCGACACGTTCCAGATCTCCGCGGTCGAGGACGAGGGCAGCTACCTGCGCGACTGGGGTCGTCCGCAGGCCGCCGAGGTGGCGAAGAACGCCGCCATCGCTGAGGCGAATGCCGGCCGCGCATCGGCCGTCGAGGAAGCCCAGCAGAACGAGGAGACCCAGAAGCAGCAGGCGCTGACCGACCAGGCCATCGCCGAACAGCAGCAGCAGCTCGCCCTGCGCCGCGCAGCCCTGAAGGAAGAGGCCGATCAACGGCAGGCTTCCGCGGACAACGCGGGCCCGCTCGCCGCCGCGGCCGAGAAGCAGAAGCTGCTCGAGAAGGACCGGATCGTGGCGAAGGAAGCCGCGGAGCTGCGAGCCGAACAGCTCGACGCCGAGGTTCGCCGTCCGGCTGACGCCGAACGCTACCGGCAGCAGGCCGCCGCCGATGCCCGGGCGTATGAGATCGAAGCCCAAGGTCGCGCCGAGGCTGCCGCAGAACTCCACCGCCGGTCGAAGGACGCCGAAGCGATCCGACTCGAAGGTGAGGCCGAGGCCGCCGCGATCCGGGCACGTGGTGAGGCGGAAGCCGAAGCGCTGCGGGCACAGGCCGAGGCCTACAAGCAGTTCAACGATGCTGCCGTGCTGTCGAAGGTGCTTGAGGTGCTGCCCTCCGTCGCCGGCGAGCTGGTGGCGCCGTACGCGAACATCAAGGATCTCTCGATCGTGTCCACCGACGGAGAATCCAAGCTCGCGAACTCGGTGTCGAACAACCTTTCGCAGGTCCTCGAGGTGGTCCGTGGGACGACCGGCGTCGACCTCACCGACCTCGTCGCCAAGGCGAAGAGCTCGGGCGGGTCGGGCGACAGCGGCGGTTCGGGGTCGAACAGTTCGGACGGCGTTGGCGGTTCGGACGGGCCCGATAATTCGGGATCGGGCGACAATGGCGGTACGGGTGGCCCAGGCGGTACGGGTGGCCCGGGTGGTGCAGGCTCGACGGGCAGCGGCTCCGCGAGCTCGGTCGGCGGTACGGGCGAGGTCGTCGACGGGGTCGTCTCCGACGGTCCCGGACGGAAGTCGAATCGAGGGAACTTCGATCCGAAGGCGTTCCTCGACGAGAGCGGCATCGACCTCGACCGGATCGGCGATGACGTGAAGAAGGCCACCGGATTCGACGTGCAGGGCTACATCGACGAGGCGAAGCGCCGCCTCGACGACACCGGAAGCAGCAACGCCGAACGTGGCGGTGCCGACGGATCCGGTCGCGGCGAGAACGGTCGCGGCGACGCTGGCGAAGGCAACGAGGACGGTCGGAAATCCGAAGGCTGA
- a CDS encoding DUF3817 domain-containing protein, whose amino-acid sequence MTPKRFFNFFAVAEAITWAMLIIGMILKYGTKTTEVGVRIGGSVHGFVFLCFVLAVILVGVSQRWGWGRFVMGLVSAIVPFATVPFEIVSARAGALSGGWGLGADGRAPRGPIEKLVAWALRSPWLALGVGLVIVIIVFVVLLTVGPPGS is encoded by the coding sequence GTGACTCCCAAACGTTTCTTCAACTTCTTCGCCGTGGCCGAGGCCATCACCTGGGCGATGCTCATCATCGGCATGATCCTCAAATACGGGACCAAGACCACCGAGGTGGGGGTGCGCATCGGCGGCAGCGTCCACGGGTTCGTCTTCCTCTGCTTCGTCCTCGCCGTCATCCTCGTCGGTGTTTCGCAGCGGTGGGGGTGGGGCCGGTTCGTGATGGGGCTCGTGTCCGCGATCGTTCCGTTCGCCACCGTGCCCTTCGAGATCGTCTCGGCTCGCGCCGGGGCGCTCTCCGGCGGCTGGGGCCTCGGTGCCGACGGTCGCGCACCGCGTGGTCCCATCGAGAAGCTCGTCGCCTGGGCGCTGCGCTCTCCGTGGCTGGCGCTCGGTGTCGGCCTGGTCATCGTCATCATCGTTTTCGTCGTCCTGCTCACGGTCGGTCCTCCCGGATCCTGA
- a CDS encoding M28 family peptidase yields the protein MKLRTKSWLAVTAAAGLVLGGVSPALAAGTAGPTEHTDMGVTGDAAMKHLQKISGISTSHADEGFRALGTPGYEEAVEYVEDTLEATGAFDVKRQSFEHEQQKDGTVEVVIDGEKVDVTTASYTEATDEPLTGIPVVLPVDDDNSDLAGGQLGCSADDYDDSAEGALVLAARGECSFGEKAQAATDAGAAALIIYNNDSANPDEALNATLGERIENGTPTVTVTYNVGQDLLSKVEEAAEAEAASEKAENGDAEKDTGLSGGDEATDDEAVDDATADDEAAAAAALTADFTLETEYVTSTTWNVIAETKAGDHDNVQMFGAHLDSVAEGPGVNDNGSGSAALLASAEALAKQPTDADNAIRFGWWGAEEEGLVGSTHYVESLDDSELSKIKAYMNFDMIGSDNYIVGTLDSDGSDVPIPDGVNVPAGSAELEKVFTDYFADNDQPNVGTDFSGRSDYQAFIDNGIPASGLFSGADGTKTAEEAEMFGGTVGAKHDTNYHQPSDTIENVNRDSMDIFVPAIAFAVHTLAYDLVDAPTDPPTDPTDPPTDPTDPPAGERALSVDPETIEADDFVGDKGVQVTATGCTADTTATMTVDPGNGNIEKFEQTAEVGEDTAARFGVRGLDESQAETYIGTYAVTVDCDGGDPLNGSFEVVAAEDGSGGGGGGGDLPRTGNEALPLVISAGALIVLGVAMTMGSRRRKR from the coding sequence ATGAAGTTGCGCACGAAGAGCTGGCTGGCGGTCACCGCCGCAGCCGGACTGGTCCTCGGAGGGGTGAGTCCGGCACTGGCCGCCGGCACCGCAGGGCCGACCGAACACACCGATATGGGCGTCACCGGCGACGCCGCGATGAAGCATCTGCAGAAGATCTCCGGCATCTCCACCTCCCATGCGGATGAGGGATTCCGCGCCCTCGGCACCCCTGGCTATGAAGAGGCGGTCGAGTACGTCGAGGACACACTCGAAGCCACCGGAGCCTTCGACGTGAAGCGCCAGTCGTTCGAACACGAACAGCAGAAGGACGGCACCGTCGAGGTCGTTATCGACGGGGAGAAGGTCGACGTCACGACCGCAAGCTACACCGAGGCGACCGACGAGCCGCTGACCGGCATCCCTGTGGTCCTGCCGGTCGATGACGACAACAGCGACCTGGCCGGAGGACAGCTCGGCTGCTCCGCCGACGACTACGACGATTCGGCTGAGGGCGCGCTCGTCCTCGCCGCTCGAGGTGAGTGCTCGTTCGGGGAGAAGGCGCAGGCCGCCACCGACGCCGGTGCCGCCGCGCTCATCATCTACAACAACGACTCCGCCAACCCCGATGAGGCGCTCAATGCCACTCTCGGAGAGCGGATCGAGAACGGCACACCGACGGTGACGGTCACCTACAACGTCGGCCAGGATCTCCTGTCCAAGGTCGAGGAAGCGGCCGAAGCCGAGGCGGCATCTGAGAAGGCCGAGAACGGCGACGCCGAAAAGGACACAGGACTCTCCGGCGGCGATGAGGCGACAGACGACGAAGCAGTCGACGACGCGACGGCCGACGACGAGGCCGCAGCGGCCGCCGCGCTCACTGCGGACTTCACCCTCGAGACCGAATACGTCACCTCGACGACGTGGAACGTCATCGCCGAGACCAAGGCCGGCGACCACGACAACGTCCAGATGTTCGGCGCCCACCTCGACAGCGTCGCCGAAGGCCCCGGCGTCAACGACAACGGCTCCGGTTCCGCGGCCCTGCTGGCCTCGGCCGAAGCGCTGGCGAAGCAGCCCACCGACGCCGACAACGCGATCCGCTTCGGATGGTGGGGCGCCGAAGAGGAAGGACTCGTCGGTTCGACCCACTATGTCGAGAGCCTCGATGACAGCGAACTGTCGAAGATCAAGGCATATATGAACTTCGACATGATCGGCTCCGACAACTACATCGTCGGCACGCTCGACTCCGACGGCTCCGATGTGCCGATCCCCGATGGGGTCAACGTCCCCGCAGGCTCTGCCGAGCTCGAGAAGGTCTTCACCGACTACTTCGCCGACAACGATCAGCCCAACGTCGGCACGGACTTCTCCGGACGTTCGGACTACCAGGCGTTCATCGACAACGGCATTCCCGCCAGCGGCCTGTTCTCCGGCGCCGACGGCACGAAGACCGCGGAGGAGGCCGAGATGTTCGGCGGCACGGTCGGTGCCAAGCACGATACGAACTACCATCAACCGTCGGACACCATCGAGAACGTCAACCGCGATTCGATGGACATCTTCGTTCCGGCGATCGCATTCGCGGTGCACACGCTGGCCTACGACCTCGTCGATGCTCCGACGGACCCGCCGACGGATCCCACCGATCCGCCGACCGACCCGACCGATCCTCCTGCGGGTGAGCGAGCGCTGAGCGTCGATCCGGAGACGATCGAGGCCGATGACTTCGTCGGTGACAAGGGTGTCCAGGTCACCGCGACCGGCTGCACCGCAGACACGACCGCGACGATGACCGTCGACCCGGGCAACGGCAATATCGAGAAGTTCGAGCAGACAGCCGAGGTCGGCGAGGACACCGCCGCACGGTTCGGCGTCCGCGGACTCGATGAGTCGCAGGCCGAGACCTACATCGGCACCTATGCGGTCACCGTCGACTGTGACGGCGGAGATCCGCTGAACGGGTCCTTCGAGGTCGTCGCCGCTGAGGACGGCTCCGGAGGCGGTGGCGGCGGAGGAGACCTGCCGCGCACCGGTAACGAGGCACTGCCGCTGGTCATCTCGGCCGGGGCACTCATCGTGCTCGGTGTTGCGATGACGATGGGCTCGCGCCGCCGCAAGCGCTGA
- a CDS encoding VIT1/CCC1 transporter family protein: protein MTTNDSAGGAQPAAPDGRTIRRWQRYLANERLEERVYRDLAERRKGEDREILLSLATAESRHQEHWIELLGEHAEKRRSADLVTRCLAFFGRMFGSVFVLALAQQSETSSPYEDDDAASAEMAADERIHAEVVRALAARSRARLSGNFRAAVFGANDGLVSNLALVLGVGAAGVSNTVILLTGASGLLAGALSMGAGEYISVRSQRELLDASTPDPESRHALADLNIDANELALVFRARGMDAREAEARANRAIAAAKNQQPPKLPAIDSGVDRDELGTGLGAALSSFCFFSSGALIPILPYIFGMTGLPAVILSAGLVGIALLFTGGIVGLLSGKSPGPRALRQLGIGFGAAAVTYVLGLFFGGTA from the coding sequence GTGACGACCAACGATTCCGCAGGAGGCGCCCAGCCCGCCGCTCCCGACGGGCGGACCATTCGCCGCTGGCAGCGCTACCTCGCCAACGAGCGGCTCGAGGAAAGGGTCTACCGCGACCTCGCCGAACGCCGCAAAGGCGAAGACAGGGAGATCCTCCTCAGCCTCGCCACCGCCGAATCGCGCCACCAGGAACACTGGATCGAGCTCCTGGGCGAGCACGCGGAGAAGCGTCGGTCGGCCGACCTCGTCACCCGCTGCCTGGCCTTCTTTGGCCGCATGTTCGGCTCCGTGTTCGTCCTCGCGCTCGCGCAGCAGTCGGAGACGAGCTCTCCCTATGAGGACGACGATGCCGCCTCGGCGGAGATGGCCGCCGACGAACGCATCCACGCCGAGGTGGTCCGAGCGCTGGCCGCCCGATCCCGAGCCCGCCTGTCGGGGAACTTCCGCGCCGCCGTCTTCGGCGCCAACGACGGACTCGTCTCAAATCTCGCCCTCGTCCTCGGCGTCGGTGCCGCAGGAGTCTCCAACACCGTCATCCTGCTGACCGGCGCGTCCGGACTCCTCGCCGGAGCCCTGTCGATGGGTGCCGGCGAGTACATCTCCGTACGGTCCCAGCGCGAACTCCTCGACGCCTCGACCCCGGACCCCGAATCCCGGCACGCCCTGGCCGACCTCAACATCGACGCCAACGAACTCGCGCTCGTCTTCCGCGCCCGCGGCATGGACGCCCGCGAGGCCGAGGCCCGAGCGAATCGCGCGATCGCGGCGGCGAAGAACCAGCAGCCCCCGAAGCTGCCGGCCATCGATTCGGGAGTCGATCGCGATGAGCTCGGCACGGGCCTCGGTGCCGCTCTGTCGAGCTTCTGCTTCTTCTCCTCCGGCGCGCTCATCCCGATCCTGCCCTACATCTTCGGCATGACCGGGCTGCCCGCTGTGATCCTCTCCGCCGGCCTGGTCGGCATCGCCCTGTTGTTCACCGGCGGCATCGTCGGCCTGCTCTCGGGCAAGTCCCCGGGACCGCGGGCCCTGCGCCAACTCGGCATCGGCTTCGGCGCCGCCGCCGTGACCTATGTCCTCGGCCTGTTCTTCGGAGGCACTGCATGA
- a CDS encoding aminotransferase class IV, with protein sequence MTDPLILVDPTDATFALTELTAAQLPVTDLSAHRGDGIFETVLVSAREDGFTVVSRDRHFARFRTSASALDLPEPDPALWDRVLDELIAEVTAADPTIAEFGIRYALSRGEVGAAGAVRPRGWAFPVPVDSHIRTAREHGVTAVSLDRGFDAYIGSKAPWLLIGAKTLSYAVNQAAGRYAGQQGADEALFVSHDGIVLEGPTANIIIRRGDRLLTPDPAAGLLSGTTQRLIFDRAEELGLRAEYADLVLEDVKTADGAWYVSSIRTAAALRELDGNAIAVDDALTRRLQEIVRHG encoded by the coding sequence ATGACCGACCCGCTCATCCTCGTCGACCCGACCGATGCGACGTTCGCGCTCACCGAGCTCACTGCCGCACAGCTGCCGGTCACCGACCTCTCCGCCCACCGTGGGGACGGCATCTTCGAAACTGTGCTGGTCAGCGCGCGTGAGGACGGGTTCACCGTCGTCTCGCGGGACCGCCACTTCGCACGCTTCCGCACGTCCGCCTCGGCGCTGGATCTGCCCGAGCCCGACCCCGCGCTCTGGGATCGGGTCCTCGACGAACTGATCGCCGAGGTGACCGCCGCCGATCCGACGATCGCCGAGTTCGGGATCCGCTATGCACTCTCGCGCGGCGAGGTGGGTGCCGCCGGGGCGGTCCGCCCGCGCGGGTGGGCATTCCCCGTGCCCGTGGACTCACACATCCGCACGGCCCGCGAACACGGCGTCACCGCCGTCAGCCTCGATCGCGGCTTCGATGCCTATATCGGCAGCAAGGCTCCCTGGCTGCTCATCGGAGCCAAGACCCTGTCCTATGCGGTCAATCAGGCGGCCGGTCGCTATGCCGGTCAGCAGGGCGCCGACGAGGCCCTGTTCGTCTCCCACGACGGCATCGTGCTCGAAGGGCCGACCGCGAACATCATCATCCGCCGAGGCGACCGCCTGCTCACGCCCGATCCCGCAGCGGGACTGCTGTCGGGAACGACCCAGCGGCTGATCTTCGATCGTGCCGAGGAGCTGGGGCTGAGAGCCGAATACGCCGACCTCGTTCTCGAAGACGTCAAGACCGCCGACGGCGCGTGGTACGTCTCATCGATACGCACGGCCGCGGCGCTGCGAGAACTCGACGGGAATGCGATCGCCGTCGACGACGCCCTGACGCGCCGCCTCCAGGAGATCGTGCGACACGGCTGA
- a CDS encoding DUF4235 domain-containing protein: MGKLAWQIIGVGAPIAAAFVARKTLTVAWEKSTKRPAPSNPVDDEISMSEALAWTIVSGVGVAVAQLVVQRIAANTVRNNFGDAALPKKFRKQVEEATD, from the coding sequence ATGGGAAAGCTCGCTTGGCAGATCATCGGCGTGGGAGCGCCCATCGCAGCCGCGTTCGTCGCTCGCAAGACCCTGACCGTCGCATGGGAGAAGTCGACGAAGCGTCCGGCGCCGTCGAACCCTGTCGACGATGAGATCTCCATGTCCGAGGCCCTCGCCTGGACGATCGTCTCAGGAGTCGGCGTCGCGGTGGCTCAGCTCGTCGTGCAGCGCATCGCCGCGAACACCGTGCGCAACAACTTCGGCGATGCCGCCCTGCCGAAGAAGTTCCGCAAGCAGGTCGAAGAGGCCACCGACTGA
- the aroD gene encoding type I 3-dehydroquinate dehydratase has translation MLPLPFLNPAAGTPAVRNPLRPSVIVPTQAVDADELSSDCAEAARTSVVDVVEWRIDPLLAGSDGDGAERAEAVLTLLPSAVTAGLPVLVTLRTGFEGGAVDIAEDEYAEVARRLVAGLSGAGSVPVALDIEIDRAEAGALIAEAREVGVPVVASHHNFESTDSREDLIATFRRMAASGADVAKAAMMPQTPADVARLLGATAEAHAELGCPVLGISMGRLGRTSRIMGADFGSCATFAQIGQASAPGQIDAAHLAEILDRL, from the coding sequence ATGTTGCCTCTGCCGTTTCTCAATCCTGCCGCAGGTACGCCCGCCGTGCGCAATCCGCTACGTCCTTCCGTCATCGTGCCCACTCAGGCCGTCGATGCCGATGAGTTGAGTTCTGACTGTGCCGAGGCGGCCCGGACAAGCGTCGTCGACGTCGTGGAATGGCGCATCGATCCGCTGCTGGCAGGCAGCGATGGAGACGGTGCGGAGCGCGCCGAGGCGGTCCTGACCCTGCTCCCGAGCGCGGTCACGGCCGGCCTGCCGGTGCTCGTGACGTTGCGCACCGGGTTCGAAGGCGGGGCGGTCGATATCGCTGAGGATGAGTACGCCGAGGTGGCCCGCCGCCTCGTGGCGGGACTGTCCGGAGCAGGGTCCGTTCCCGTTGCCCTCGACATCGAGATCGACCGAGCCGAGGCCGGTGCCCTCATCGCCGAGGCGCGTGAGGTTGGAGTCCCGGTCGTCGCCTCCCACCACAACTTCGAGTCCACGGACTCACGTGAGGACCTGATCGCCACCTTCCGCAGAATGGCCGCATCCGGTGCCGATGTGGCGAAGGCGGCGATGATGCCGCAGACCCCGGCCGATGTCGCCCGTCTGCTGGGCGCGACCGCCGAGGCGCATGCGGAGCTGGGGTGCCCCGTGCTCGGCATCTCGATGGGCCGGCTGGGCCGGACCAGCCGGATCATGGGCGCGGACTTCGGCAGCTGCGCGACATTCGCGCAGATCGGCCAGGCCTCGGCTCCGGGTCAGATCGACGCCGCGCACCTCGCCGAGATCCTCGACCGCCTCTGA
- a CDS encoding alpha/beta fold hydrolase: MRISTCDGFPLAVQVSGPPAAPALLLLQGQANSHEWWDGLREDFEPQFRTITFDYRGTGGSRGELDGLSTASFAADAAEVLDHLGVDRACVYGTSMGGRIAQMLTLDFPERVSALVLGCTTPGGPHAVKRPREVGQNLARLHGKEHTRYLFDLFYTPAWTVSAKYSKLLGDDSMTAAESAAHLRISAGHDAWDRLPEITAPTLVIHGDEDRMNPVDNARILHERIAGAQLLIQPEGRHGFFEEFAEVVTPAVLRFLTESLGIGS, from the coding sequence ATGAGGATCAGCACGTGCGACGGATTCCCGCTCGCGGTGCAGGTCAGCGGCCCGCCCGCAGCTCCGGCCCTGCTTCTGCTCCAGGGCCAGGCGAACTCGCACGAGTGGTGGGACGGCCTCCGTGAGGACTTCGAACCGCAGTTCCGCACGATCACCTTCGACTACCGCGGGACGGGCGGCAGCCGTGGGGAGCTGGACGGACTGTCGACCGCGAGCTTCGCCGCCGATGCCGCCGAGGTGCTCGACCACCTCGGTGTCGACCGCGCATGCGTCTACGGCACCTCGATGGGCGGGCGGATCGCACAGATGCTCACCCTCGACTTCCCCGAGCGGGTGAGTGCGCTCGTGCTCGGCTGCACGACCCCGGGTGGACCGCACGCGGTCAAACGCCCGCGCGAAGTCGGACAGAACCTCGCCCGCCTGCACGGCAAGGAGCACACCCGTTACCTCTTCGACCTCTTCTACACTCCCGCATGGACCGTGTCGGCGAAGTACAGCAAGCTGCTCGGCGATGACTCGATGACGGCCGCCGAGTCCGCGGCCCACTTGCGCATCAGCGCAGGTCACGACGCCTGGGACCGGCTGCCGGAGATCACCGCTCCGACACTGGTCATCCACGGCGACGAGGACCGGATGAACCCGGTCGACAATGCCCGCATCCTCCATGAGCGCATCGCCGGCGCGCAGCTGCTCATCCAACCGGAAGGACGCCACGGCTTCTTCGAGGAATTCGCCGAGGTGGTCACCCCGGCCGTCTTGCGTTTCCTCACCGAATCGCTCGGCATCGGCTCCTGA
- a CDS encoding quaternary amine ABC transporter ATP-binding protein: protein MSVVKASNVYKVFGKRQNEVVKRLEDGADRDDLTKLGTAAVIDASFEVEAGEIFVVMGLSGSGKSTLIRTLNGLWPTTSGSVEVFGTDIAKIDAAALRKVRSEHISMVFQHFALLPHRTVRDNAAYALEIRGTAKAERDKAADKWLKAVGLDGWGDKFPEQLSGGMQQRVGLARALAAETDILLMDEAFSALDPLIRREMQEQLVELQSELQKTIIFITHDLNEAMFLGDRIAVMRNGRIVQVGTPEDILTDPANDYVAQFVHDVDRARVLTANNVMEKARQTVSNQNGPRVALRSMRESNSSAIYVTDRHRKFLGVVYDRDCIDHLRKGGTTLDEIIKPAAQTASPDDLLIDLFLPSSESPLPVPVTNEDGQLVGVVPRATLLAALGNQNGNDDAPQEETAPEWPEPVDSGLIDQVLAETGDATEADAANERGAL from the coding sequence GTGAGCGTTGTCAAAGCATCAAACGTGTACAAGGTCTTCGGCAAGCGCCAGAACGAGGTCGTCAAGCGCCTCGAAGACGGCGCGGACCGTGATGACCTGACCAAGCTCGGAACCGCCGCTGTCATCGACGCGAGTTTCGAGGTCGAAGCCGGCGAGATCTTCGTCGTCATGGGCCTGTCGGGGTCCGGCAAGTCCACACTCATCCGTACGCTCAACGGCCTGTGGCCGACCACCTCCGGGTCGGTCGAGGTCTTCGGCACCGACATTGCGAAGATCGATGCGGCCGCCCTGCGCAAGGTTCGCAGCGAACACATCTCGATGGTGTTCCAGCACTTCGCGCTGCTGCCTCACCGCACGGTCCGCGACAATGCCGCCTACGCCCTTGAGATCCGCGGAACGGCGAAGGCCGAACGCGACAAGGCCGCCGACAAGTGGCTCAAAGCCGTCGGACTCGACGGCTGGGGCGACAAATTCCCCGAGCAGCTCTCCGGCGGCATGCAGCAGCGCGTCGGCCTCGCCCGCGCATTGGCTGCGGAGACCGACATCCTCCTCATGGACGAAGCCTTCTCCGCGCTCGATCCGCTGATCCGCCGCGAAATGCAGGAACAGCTCGTCGAACTCCAGTCCGAGCTGCAGAAGACCATCATCTTCATCACCCACGACCTCAATGAGGCGATGTTCCTCGGCGACCGGATCGCGGTCATGCGCAACGGCCGCATCGTTCAGGTCGGCACCCCAGAGGACATCCTCACCGATCCGGCCAACGACTACGTGGCTCAGTTCGTCCACGACGTCGACCGAGCCCGCGTGCTCACGGCCAACAACGTCATGGAGAAGGCACGTCAGACCGTGTCGAACCAGAACGGGCCTCGCGTCGCTCTCCGCAGCATGCGAGAGAGCAACTCCTCGGCGATCTACGTCACGGATCGGCACCGGAAGTTCCTCGGCGTGGTCTACGACCGCGACTGCATCGACCACCTCCGCAAGGGCGGAACGACTCTGGACGAGATCATCAAACCGGCAGCTCAGACGGCCTCTCCCGACGATCTGCTCATCGATCTCTTCCTGCCGTCCTCAGAATCTCCGCTGCCGGTGCCGGTGACCAATGAAGACGGTCAGCTGGTGGGCGTGGTGCCCCGCGCGACCCTGCTGGCGGCCCTCGGCAATCAGAACGGCAACGACGACGCACCCCAGGAAGAGACCGCTCCCGAGTGGCCCGAGCCTGTGGACTCCGGTCTCATCGATCAGGTCCTCGCCGAAACCGGTGATGCGACCGAAGCCGATGCCGCGAACGAAAGGGGCGCCCTCTGA